One stretch of Terriglobales bacterium DNA includes these proteins:
- a CDS encoding YbaK/EbsC family protein, with the protein MMGSEASEITGHSVGAITPLCLGSLLPVFFDIGLKRFEEVVTAGGSTHAAIRIPLTRFAQLTGATWVDVCKEM; encoded by the coding sequence ATGATGGGATCCGAGGCCTCTGAGATTACAGGTCATTCTGTGGGCGCAATCACGCCGCTCTGCCTCGGTTCCTTACTGCCCGTATTCTTCGACATTGGGCTAAAGCGTTTCGAGGAGGTCGTGACCGCTGGGGGCTCGACCCACGCAGCTATCCGAATCCCGCTCACTCGATTTGCCCAGCTCACCGGCGCCACGTGGGTCGATGTCTGCAAAGAGATGTAA
- a CDS encoding Rid family detoxifying hydrolase produces MSKTAITSPELAPPVGPFSQAVKIDGFLFFSGQVAQDPATGKVVEGGIVPETERVFQNLSAVLKAASKSFDDVVRAGVFLTNITDFAAMNGIYAKYFSQPFPARTTIAAAALPLGACVEIDLVVKA; encoded by the coding sequence ATGAGCAAGACCGCAATTACCTCGCCTGAACTCGCGCCGCCGGTCGGCCCATTTTCCCAGGCAGTCAAAATCGATGGTTTCCTCTTCTTCAGCGGACAGGTCGCCCAAGACCCGGCCACTGGCAAGGTGGTCGAGGGGGGCATTGTGCCCGAGACGGAGCGCGTCTTCCAAAACCTATCGGCGGTTCTGAAGGCGGCCAGCAAGAGTTTTGATGATGTCGTGCGCGCCGGGGTGTTTCTCACGAACATTACTGACTTCGCCGCGATGAATGGCATCTACGCAAAATATTTCAGTCAGCCCTTTCCCGCCCGCACGACGATCGCGGCGGCCGCGCTACCACTTGGGGCGTGCGTCGAGATTGATCTCGTTGTCAAGGCCTGA